Below is a window of Streptomyces sp. WMMB303 DNA.
TTCCCAGGCGGCTTCGGAGAAGTCCGTGACCAGGCCGTGCAGCGTGTTCGGCGAGCCCACCAGGACCGGCGAGGGCATACCGCGGCCGCGCCCCTTGGCCTCCAGCAGATCGCCGACCGCGTCCGCGCTGAACGCGTCCGCACCGACGCCGTAGACGGTGTCGGTCGGCAGCACGACGAGTTCTCCGCGCCTGACGGCCGAGGCGGCCTCGCGGAGGCCGGTCGCCCGGTCGGTCGCGTCGGAGCAGTCGTATCGCCGTGCCATTACGGCACCTCCCTGCGTGCAGTGGCAAAACGGGGCCGGTTGTTGAGGTCGGGGTGGTCCGCGGCGTCAGCCCAGCCGCGGTCCTCGGTGAAGATCCAGGGCACCTGCCCGCCCTGGGTGTCGGCGTGCTCGACGACCACGACGCCGCCGGGGCGCAGCAGCCGGTGGGCGGTGCGCTCCAGGCCGCGGATGACATCCAGGCCGTCCTCGCCGGAGAACAGCGCGACCTGGGGGTCGTGGTCGCGGGCCTCCGGCGCCACATACTCCCACTCGGTGAGCGGAATGTAGGGCGGGTTGGAGATGACCAGGTCGACCTGGCCGTCCAGCTCGCCCAGCGCGGTCCGCGCATCGCCCTGGTGCAGGGTCACCCGCGAGCCCTCGACGTTCTTGCGCGCCCACACCAGCGCCGACTCGTCCAGCTCCACGGCGTGCACCCGGGAGCGGGGCACCTCCTGCGCGAGCGCCAGCGCGATGGCGCCGGAGCCGGTGCACAGGTCCACGATCAGCGGCTCGGCCACGTCCATCGCCCGTACCGCGTCTATCGCCCAGCCGACCACGGACTCGGTCTCGGGCCGGGGCACGAAGACGCCGGCTCCCACATACAGCTCCAGGTAGCGGAAGAAGGCCCGCCCCGTGATGTGCTGGAGCGGTTCGCGGGCCTCGCGGCGGGCGACCGCCTCCCAGTAGCGCGCGTCGAAGTCGGCGTCGGCGACGCGGTGCAGTTCACCCCGCCCCACGCCGTGTACGAAGGCGGCCAGTTCCTCCGCGTCGAAGCGCGGTGAGGGCACACCCGCGTCGGCCAGCCTCTGGGTGGCCTGGGCCACCTCGGCGAGCAGCACGTTCACTCCGTCCCCCTCCCGGGCGTCATTGAGCGGCGGCCAGCTTGGCCGCGGAGTCCGCGTCCACGCACGCCTGGATGACCGGGTCGAGCTCGCCGTCCAGCACCTGGTCCAAGTTGTACGCCTTGAACCCGACGCGGTGGTCGGAGATGCGGTTCTCCGGGAAGTTGTAGGTGCGCACCCGCTCGGACCTGTCGACCGTGCGGACCTGGCTGCGGCGGGCGTCCGAGGCCTCCTTCTCGGCCTCCTCCTGCGCCGCGGCCAGCAGCCGCGCGCGGAGGATGCGCAGGGCCTGCTCCTTGTTCTGGAGCTGGCTCTTCTCGTTCTGGCAGGAGACGACGATGCCGGTCGGCTCGTGGGTGATGCGCACGGCCGAGTCGGTGGTGTTCACCGACTGCCCGCCGGGCCCGGAGGACCGGTAGACGTCGATGCGCAGGTCGTTCGGGTTGATCTCCACGTCCACGTCCTCCGCCTCCGGCAGCACCAGGACGCCGGCCGCCGAGGTGTGGATGCGGCCCTGGGACTCGGTGGCGGGCACCCGCTGCACGCGGTGCACCCCGCCCTCGTACTTCAGCCGCGCCCACACGCCCTGGCCCGGCTCGGCCGAGCCCTTGGTCTTGACCGCGACCTGGACGTCCTTGTAGCCGCCGAGGTCGGACTCGTTGGACTCGATCAGCTCGGTCTTCC
It encodes the following:
- the prmC gene encoding peptide chain release factor N(5)-glutamine methyltransferase, with product MNVLLAEVAQATQRLADAGVPSPRFDAEELAAFVHGVGRGELHRVADADFDARYWEAVARREAREPLQHITGRAFFRYLELYVGAGVFVPRPETESVVGWAIDAVRAMDVAEPLIVDLCTGSGAIALALAQEVPRSRVHAVELDESALVWARKNVEGSRVTLHQGDARTALGELDGQVDLVISNPPYIPLTEWEYVAPEARDHDPQVALFSGEDGLDVIRGLERTAHRLLRPGGVVVVEHADTQGGQVPWIFTEDRGWADAADHPDLNNRPRFATARREVP
- the prfA gene encoding peptide chain release factor 1, with amino-acid sequence MFEAVEELVGEHADLERRLADPAIHADQAGARRLNKRYAELTPIVTAYSEWKRTGDDIGTARELATEDPDFADEVKELERRREELTERLRLLLVPRDPSDDKDVILEIKAGEGGDESALFAGDLLRMYLRYAERLGWKTELIESNESDLGGYKDVQVAVKTKGSAEPGQGVWARLKYEGGVHRVQRVPATESQGRIHTSAAGVLVLPEAEDVDVEINPNDLRIDVYRSSGPGGQSVNTTDSAVRITHEPTGIVVSCQNEKSQLQNKEQALRILRARLLAAAQEEAEKEASDARRSQVRTVDRSERVRTYNFPENRISDHRVGFKAYNLDQVLDGELDPVIQACVDADSAAKLAAAQ